Proteins encoded together in one Rhizobium leguminosarum bv. trifolii WSM1325 window:
- a CDS encoding precorrin-6x reductase (KEGG: rec:RHECIAT_PA0000374 precorrin 6x reductase protein~TIGRFAM: precorrin-6x reductase~PFAM: Precorrin-6x reductase CbiJ/CobK), with protein sequence MGRPRILILGGTSEARLLAEALAARDDCDVLLSLAGRTEKPAVQPVPVRIGGFGGAVALADFLKAGGYDLLIDATHPFAERISANAAFAAETTGVAAIALRRPEWQRVAGDRWRDVQSIPAAIEALGPSPRHVFLATGRQGAHHAEAAPQHHYLVRSVDPVEPALALDNVQYILDRGPFALDGERALLRQHDIDVIIAKNSGGAATYAKIEAARLLGIEVMMVARDPASIVKAVDTVEAALAAIDHLFPPAMNRGV encoded by the coding sequence ATGGGAAGACCCCGCATCTTGATCCTTGGCGGCACCAGCGAGGCGCGGCTGCTGGCCGAGGCGCTGGCGGCGCGTGATGATTGCGATGTTTTGTTGTCGCTTGCCGGCCGCACCGAAAAACCGGCCGTGCAGCCTGTTCCGGTCCGCATCGGCGGTTTCGGCGGCGCTGTCGCACTTGCCGATTTCCTGAAGGCCGGCGGATATGACCTGTTGATCGACGCCACGCACCCCTTCGCCGAGCGCATTTCGGCCAATGCCGCTTTTGCGGCCGAGACCACTGGCGTTGCTGCCATCGCTCTGCGCCGTCCCGAATGGCAACGCGTGGCCGGCGATCGCTGGCGGGACGTGCAGAGCATTCCGGCTGCCATCGAAGCGCTCGGCCCCTCCCCCCGCCATGTCTTTCTGGCGACGGGCCGGCAGGGTGCCCATCACGCGGAAGCCGCACCGCAACATCACTATCTCGTCCGCAGTGTCGATCCCGTCGAACCGGCGCTTGCGCTTGATAATGTCCAGTACATCCTCGATCGTGGTCCGTTCGCGCTGGACGGTGAGCGCGCTCTGCTGAGACAGCACGACATCGACGTCATCATTGCCAAGAATAGCGGCGGTGCCGCGACCTATGCGAAGATCGAGGCAGCCCGCCTGCTCGGTATCGAGGTGATGATGGTGGCGCGCGACCCGGCCTCGATCGTCAAGGCGGTCGACACTGTCGAGGCGGCGCTGGCAGCGATCGAT
- a CDS encoding precorrin-6y C5,15-methyltransferase (decarboxylating), CbiE subunit (KEGG: ret:RHE_PE00450 precorrin-6Y C5,15-methyltransferase (decarboxylating) protein~TIGRFAM: precorrin-6y C5,15-methyltransferase (decarboxylating), CbiE subunit; precorrin-6Y C5,15-methyltransferase (decarboxylating), CbiT subunit~PFAM: Uroporphyrin-III C/tetrapyrrole (Corrin/Porphyrin) methyltransferase) yields the protein MSDVAPASGQRWLTIIGIGEDGPEGLGEEAKRLIATAPAVFGGVRHHALAASLITGERLSWQSPFERSVDAILERRGTPVVVLASGDPFLYGVGATLSRHVAAEEMRSIPAPSAFSLAASRLGWPLQEVATISLHGRPIDLIRPHLHSGRRIVALTSDEKGPGDLAALLTAAGFGQSQLTVLEALGGARERQRSVLAADFDLLDVDPLNVCAVDIAAGEGARILPFAAGLEDELFEHDGQITKREIRAMTLSALAPRHGERLWDIGAGSGSIGIEWMLADPSLKAIAVEQSPERAARIARNASAFGVPHLAVVEGAAPDALRGLAAPDVIFLGGGGSEPGVVDTAIAALKRGGRLVANAVTLEMEAVLLAEHGKRGGFLTRIEISRAQPIGGMSGWRPAMPVTQWRWTKG from the coding sequence ATGTCTGATGTTGCTCCTGCGTCCGGCCAGCGCTGGCTGACTATTATCGGCATCGGCGAAGATGGTCCAGAAGGGCTGGGCGAGGAGGCGAAGAGGCTGATCGCCACCGCGCCCGCCGTCTTCGGTGGCGTGCGCCACCACGCACTTGCTGCCTCGCTGATCACAGGCGAAAGGCTTTCCTGGCAGAGCCCGTTCGAGCGCTCGGTCGACGCCATCCTCGAAAGGCGTGGCACGCCTGTTGTCGTGCTCGCCTCTGGCGATCCCTTCCTCTATGGTGTCGGCGCAACGCTCTCCCGCCATGTGGCGGCGGAAGAGATGCGCAGCATTCCCGCACCCTCGGCCTTCAGCCTTGCCGCCTCCCGCCTTGGCTGGCCGCTACAGGAGGTTGCAACGATCTCGCTGCATGGACGGCCGATCGATCTGATCCGGCCGCACCTGCACTCCGGACGGCGCATCGTCGCGCTGACCTCGGACGAGAAGGGGCCCGGCGATCTGGCTGCGCTGCTGACTGCTGCTGGCTTCGGTCAGTCGCAACTTACCGTGCTCGAGGCGCTTGGCGGCGCTCGGGAACGGCAGAGAAGCGTCCTGGCCGCGGATTTCGACCTGCTGGACGTCGATCCTCTGAATGTCTGCGCCGTCGATATCGCGGCAGGGGAGGGGGCTCGCATCCTGCCGTTTGCCGCCGGGCTCGAAGATGAGCTGTTCGAGCATGACGGACAGATCACCAAACGCGAAATCCGGGCGATGACGCTTTCGGCGCTCGCGCCGCGTCATGGCGAACGGCTCTGGGATATCGGCGCGGGCTCGGGATCAATCGGTATCGAATGGATGCTGGCCGATCCGTCACTGAAGGCGATCGCCGTCGAGCAGTCGCCGGAACGGGCTGCACGTATCGCACGCAACGCATCCGCTTTCGGCGTGCCGCATCTTGCCGTCGTCGAAGGTGCTGCGCCCGATGCGCTTAGGGGCCTCGCGGCGCCGGATGTGATCTTCCTCGGCGGCGGCGGTAGCGAGCCGGGTGTTGTCGATACTGCGATTGCCGCACTGAAGCGGGGAGGGCGGCTCGTTGCCAATGCCGTGACGCTGGAGATGGAGGCGGTCCTGCTGGCCGAACATGGCAAGCGCGGCGGTTTCCTCACGCGGATCGAAATATCGCGCGCCCAGCCGATCGGCGGCATGAGCGGCTGGCGGCCGGCGATGCCGGTGACGCAGTGGCGCTGGACGAAAGGATGA
- a CDS encoding precorrin-4 C11-methyltransferase (TIGRFAM: precorrin-4 C11-methyltransferase~PFAM: Uroporphyrin-III C/tetrapyrrole (Corrin/Porphyrin) methyltransferase~KEGG: rec:RHECIAT_PA0000372 precorrin-4 c(11)-methyltransferase protein) → MTVHFIGAGPGAADLITVRGRDLIARCPVCLYAGSIVSPELLQYCSPDARIVDTAPMSLDEIEAEYLRAAGAGQDVARLHSGDLSVWSAVAEQVRRLQKHGIDYTMTPGVPAFAAAASSLGRELTIPAVAQSLVLTRVSGRASPMPNDETLAKFGATGATLAIHLAIHALKQVVEELTPLYGVDCPVAIVVKASWPDERILRGTLGDIEVKIAAEPIERTAIIFVGPSLAAEDFRESSLYDPAYQRRFRGRQ, encoded by the coding sequence ATGACGGTGCATTTCATCGGCGCGGGACCAGGTGCTGCGGATCTGATCACGGTGCGTGGCCGCGATCTCATCGCCCGATGCCCGGTCTGCCTTTATGCCGGCTCGATCGTCTCGCCCGAACTGCTGCAATATTGTTCGCCGGACGCCCGCATCGTCGATACGGCGCCGATGTCGCTCGACGAAATCGAGGCAGAATATCTTCGCGCCGCCGGAGCCGGCCAGGATGTCGCCCGGCTGCATTCCGGCGATCTCTCGGTCTGGAGCGCGGTCGCCGAGCAGGTGCGCCGGCTGCAAAAGCACGGCATCGACTATACCATGACGCCAGGCGTTCCGGCCTTTGCCGCCGCAGCCTCGTCGCTCGGCCGCGAACTGACGATCCCGGCCGTGGCCCAAAGCCTGGTGCTGACCCGCGTTTCCGGCCGTGCGTCACCGATGCCGAACGACGAGACACTGGCAAAGTTCGGCGCGACGGGCGCCACGCTGGCGATCCATCTGGCCATCCATGCACTGAAGCAAGTGGTCGAAGAGTTGACGCCGCTTTACGGCGTCGACTGCCCGGTCGCGATCGTCGTCAAGGCCTCCTGGCCGGACGAGCGCATCCTGCGCGGCACACTCGGCGATATCGAGGTAAAGATTGCGGCCGAGCCGATCGAACGCACGGCGATCATCTTCGTCGGCCCTTCGCTTGCGGCCGAGGATTTTCGCGAGAGCTCACTTTATGATCCGGCCTATCAGCGCCGGTTCAGAGGCAGGCAGTAG
- a CDS encoding Xylose isomerase domain protein TIM barrel (PFAM: Xylose isomerase domain protein TIM barrel~KEGG: rec:RHECIAT_PA0000371 putative sugar epimerase protein) — translation MTSIRFALNHMAAPSLAIDDFFALARSLGIDAVEIRNDLSGNAILDGTKPEVIRQAAARHGVTIISINALQRFNEWNAARAAEAQELIDYAGASGAKALVLVPKNDGTGCADGERQVNLRQSLVALKPMLEKAGIIGLVEPLGFEICSLRSKTEAAEAIRELGAQSTFRLVHDTFHHHLAGEAATFPELAGLVHISGVDDPSVAVADMRDSHRVLVDADDLLDNAGQVRALLQAGYNGPFSFEPFAAEVHALKDPAGALRASMDYLSARV, via the coding sequence ATGACGTCGATCCGTTTTGCGCTCAACCATATGGCCGCGCCGTCGCTTGCCATCGACGATTTCTTTGCGCTGGCCCGATCGCTCGGCATCGATGCCGTCGAAATCCGCAACGACCTTTCCGGCAATGCCATCCTCGACGGCACCAAACCCGAGGTGATCAGGCAAGCGGCTGCCCGCCATGGCGTGACGATCATTTCGATCAACGCCCTGCAGCGCTTCAACGAGTGGAACGCGGCCCGGGCCGCCGAAGCGCAGGAGCTGATCGATTATGCCGGCGCTTCCGGCGCCAAGGCGCTTGTCCTCGTTCCGAAGAACGACGGCACCGGCTGCGCCGATGGCGAACGGCAGGTCAATCTGCGTCAGTCTCTGGTTGCATTGAAGCCGATGCTGGAGAAAGCCGGCATTATCGGTCTCGTCGAGCCGCTCGGTTTCGAGATTTGCTCGCTACGCTCGAAGACCGAGGCGGCCGAGGCGATCAGGGAACTCGGTGCGCAATCGACCTTCAGGCTCGTCCACGACACCTTCCACCATCATCTTGCCGGCGAAGCGGCGACCTTCCCCGAGCTTGCTGGCCTCGTACACATCTCCGGCGTCGACGATCCTTCCGTTGCTGTTGCCGATATGCGCGATTCCCACCGTGTCCTGGTCGACGCCGACGACCTACTCGACAATGCCGGGCAGGTCAGGGCCCTGTTGCAGGCGGGCTATAACGGCCCGTTCTCCTTCGAGCCCTTCGCGGCGGAGGTGCATGCGCTGAAGGACCCGGCCGGCGCGCTGCGCGCCAGCATGGATTATCTCAGCGCGCGGGTTTGA
- a CDS encoding transcriptional regulator, LacI family (PFAM: regulatory protein LacI~SMART: regulatory protein LacI~KEGG: rec:RHECIAT_PA0000370 probable transcriptional regulator protein, LacI family), which yields MRRPTISDLARASGVSVATVDRVLNARHRVREETARRVYDAAQSIGYHAVGLIKQRVFEDLPQYKLAFLLQKPMQPFYQSFVREIETAARALTSARIQTQIDFPSAATPAAIVEKIKTLGARNQAVALVGPDYPAVTTAVEELKERGIPVFSLLSDLATGVRDAYVGVNNRKVGRTAAWTIARTAHKPGKVACFVGSHRFHGHELREIGFRSYFRENAPEFDVVDTLINLETAEITHEATLTLLQKYPDLVGLYVCGGGMEGAISAFREESVGGRIVLVVNELTPDSKAGLADDVVAMAIGTPLPALCKELLVLMTGAIENGETAVPGQLFLPFEIHISENI from the coding sequence ATGCGCCGTCCCACCATATCCGATCTTGCCCGCGCCTCCGGCGTCAGCGTCGCCACCGTCGACCGGGTTCTCAACGCCCGCCACCGGGTGCGTGAGGAAACGGCGCGACGGGTCTATGATGCGGCACAGTCGATCGGCTATCACGCTGTCGGGCTGATCAAGCAGCGCGTCTTCGAGGATCTGCCGCAATACAAGCTCGCCTTCCTGCTGCAGAAGCCGATGCAGCCCTTCTATCAGAGCTTCGTGCGTGAGATCGAAACCGCAGCGCGCGCTCTGACGTCCGCGCGCATCCAGACGCAGATCGACTTTCCGTCGGCCGCGACACCGGCAGCGATCGTCGAAAAGATCAAGACGCTCGGCGCTCGCAACCAGGCCGTTGCTCTGGTCGGCCCGGATTATCCCGCGGTGACGACGGCGGTCGAGGAGCTGAAGGAGCGTGGCATTCCGGTGTTCTCGTTACTCTCCGACCTCGCCACCGGCGTGCGCGACGCCTATGTCGGCGTCAACAACCGCAAGGTCGGGCGCACCGCCGCCTGGACGATTGCGCGCACGGCACACAAGCCCGGCAAGGTCGCCTGTTTCGTCGGCAGCCACCGCTTTCACGGCCATGAGCTCAGAGAAATCGGCTTCCGTTCCTATTTTCGCGAGAATGCGCCGGAGTTCGATGTCGTCGATACGCTGATCAATCTCGAGACGGCCGAGATCACCCATGAGGCGACGCTGACGCTGCTGCAGAAATATCCCGATCTCGTTGGCCTCTATGTCTGTGGCGGCGGTATGGAGGGGGCAATTTCGGCATTCCGCGAAGAAAGTGTCGGCGGCAGGATCGTCTTGGTGGTGAACGAGCTGACGCCCGACAGCAAGGCCGGCCTTGCCGATGATGTCGTCGCCATGGCGATCGGCACTCCCCTGCCCGCCCTCTGCAAGGAGTTGTTGGTGCTGATGACGGGCGCCATCGAAAACGGAGAAACGGCTGTTCCCGGACAGCTCTTCCTACCGTTCGAGATTCATATTTCCGAGAACATCTGA
- a CDS encoding fatty acid desaturase (PFAM: fatty acid desaturase~KEGG: rec:RHECIAT_PA0000369 hydrocarbon oxigenase protein), protein MATQTKKRDYDLLGESGRTAVETGLAAAEWYHTDIARKEMKALMQRSDAPAIRDTIIWLGAMATFAGLGIYFWGSWIALPFFLAYGVLYGSASDSRWHECGHGTAFKTRWMNDVVYQIACFMIMRNPVTWRWSHARHHTDTVIVGRDPEIAVMRPPDLFRLVLNFFGILDAWHAIVDMLRNAFGGVSAAEKTFIPEMEQPKAIRIARIWLAIYLVTTAAAIAVGSILPLMLIGLPRLYGAWHHVLTGLLQHGGLADNVTDHRLNSRTVHMNPISRFIYWNMNYHVEHHMFPMVPYHALPKLHAMIKHDLPAPNPSIWSGYIEMIPAFLRQLRNEDYFLKRELPATARPYREEFHNELAPAAQ, encoded by the coding sequence ATGGCGACCCAGACAAAGAAGCGCGACTACGACCTTCTCGGCGAAAGCGGCCGCACCGCGGTGGAAACGGGGCTGGCGGCAGCCGAATGGTATCACACCGACATTGCGCGCAAGGAGATGAAGGCGCTGATGCAGCGCTCCGATGCGCCGGCGATCCGCGACACGATCATCTGGCTCGGCGCCATGGCAACCTTTGCCGGGCTCGGCATCTATTTCTGGGGCTCGTGGATCGCGCTGCCCTTCTTCCTCGCCTACGGCGTGCTCTACGGCTCGGCCTCCGACAGCCGCTGGCACGAATGCGGCCATGGCACTGCCTTCAAGACGCGCTGGATGAACGATGTCGTCTACCAGATCGCCTGCTTCATGATCATGCGCAACCCGGTGACCTGGCGCTGGAGCCATGCGCGCCATCATACCGATACGGTGATCGTCGGCCGCGATCCCGAGATCGCCGTGATGCGGCCGCCTGATCTCTTCCGGCTGGTGCTTAATTTCTTCGGCATCCTCGACGCCTGGCATGCGATCGTCGATATGCTGCGCAATGCCTTCGGCGGCGTCAGCGCGGCGGAAAAGACCTTCATCCCGGAGATGGAGCAGCCAAAGGCAATCCGCATCGCCCGCATCTGGCTGGCGATCTATCTCGTCACGACCGCAGCCGCGATCGCCGTGGGTTCGATCCTGCCGCTGATGCTGATCGGCCTGCCTCGCCTCTACGGCGCCTGGCACCATGTGCTGACCGGACTGCTCCAGCATGGCGGCCTTGCCGACAATGTGACCGACCATCGCCTGAACAGCCGCACGGTCCATATGAACCCGATCAGCCGCTTCATCTACTGGAACATGAACTACCACGTCGAACACCACATGTTTCCGATGGTGCCCTATCACGCGCTGCCGAAGCTGCACGCAATGATCAAGCACGACCTGCCGGCGCCGAACCCATCGATCTGGTCCGGCTATATCGAGATGATCCCGGCTTTCCTGCGCCAGCTGCGCAATGAGGATTATTTCTTGAAGCGCGAACTGCCGGCCACCGCGCGGCCCTATCGCGAGGAATTCCACAACGAGCTGGCCCCGGCCGCGCAATAA
- a CDS encoding Rieske (2Fe-2S) domain protein, MocE subfamily (TIGRFAM: Rieske [2Fe-2S] domain protein, MocE subfamily~PFAM: Rieske [2Fe-2S] domain protein~KEGG: ret:RHE_PE00445 ferredoxin of the Rieseke type protein), with amino-acid sequence MSGNWIQVCDKDEIDEEDVIRFDHDGRTFAVYRSPDDEFFATDGLCTHEHIHLADGLVMDEIIECPKHNGRFNYKTGEAKGAPVCVNLKTYPVKIEDGAVFISL; translated from the coding sequence ATGAGCGGAAACTGGATTCAGGTCTGCGACAAGGACGAGATCGACGAAGAAGATGTCATCCGCTTCGATCACGACGGGCGCACCTTCGCGGTCTACCGCAGCCCGGACGACGAATTCTTCGCCACCGACGGGCTCTGTACGCATGAACATATCCATCTCGCCGACGGGCTTGTCATGGATGAGATCATCGAATGTCCAAAGCATAACGGCCGCTTCAACTACAAGACGGGCGAAGCCAAGGGCGCGCCGGTCTGCGTCAATCTGAAGACTTATCCTGTCAAGATCGAAGACGGTGCCGTCTTCATCTCGCTCTGA
- a CDS encoding FAD-dependent pyridine nucleotide-disulphide oxidoreductase (PFAM: FAD-dependent pyridine nucleotide-disulphide oxidoreductase~KEGG: rec:RHECIAT_PA0000367 ferredoxin--NAD(+) reductase protein) yields MVHYVILGAGECGARAAFALREKGFAGEITLVGAEPLPPYERPPLSKAGSTDASDPKFIAAAEKYVENGIRLLTGLEARDLDTPSRTVRLSDGSVLSYDKLLLATGAAARSFPGAPVGSRQIRSLRTHHDAAALRDAMKPGRHIAIIGGGFIGLELAATARLLGAEVTVIEGLERVLKRGVPEEIAHLLTERHRAEGVDIRCGVSIEALTADNGQALIRLSTGEAIEADLVLVGIGARPNVEIAEKAGLAIDNGIAVDIHLQTSAPDVFAAGDCCSFPLSIYGGRRVRLESWRNAQEQGTLAAANMLGLNEAVSAVPWFWSDQYDMTLQISGLAEGAATHQRRELGAGAFILFHLDADGRLIAASGIGPGNAVARDIRLAEMLIAAHAHPNPAALAASDIKLKSLLAA; encoded by the coding sequence GTGGTTCATTACGTCATCCTGGGCGCCGGCGAATGCGGTGCGCGCGCCGCCTTCGCCTTGCGGGAAAAGGGTTTTGCCGGCGAGATAACGCTGGTTGGGGCCGAGCCGCTTCCGCCCTATGAACGGCCGCCACTTTCGAAGGCCGGCTCCACCGATGCAAGTGATCCGAAATTTATCGCCGCGGCGGAAAAATACGTCGAAAACGGTATCCGGTTGCTGACCGGCCTCGAGGCAAGGGATCTCGATACCCCATCCAGGACCGTTAGGCTTTCGGACGGTAGCGTGCTTTCCTACGACAAGCTTCTGCTTGCGACGGGTGCCGCCGCGCGGTCGTTCCCCGGCGCACCGGTAGGCAGCCGACAGATTCGTTCGCTGCGGACGCATCACGATGCGGCGGCATTGCGCGATGCCATGAAACCGGGACGGCATATCGCCATCATCGGGGGCGGGTTCATCGGACTGGAACTTGCGGCAACGGCGCGGCTGCTTGGCGCCGAGGTCACCGTCATCGAGGGGCTGGAGCGCGTGCTGAAGCGTGGCGTGCCGGAGGAGATCGCCCATCTCCTCACCGAGCGCCACCGCGCCGAGGGCGTCGATATCCGCTGCGGCGTCTCCATCGAGGCGCTGACTGCGGACAACGGACAAGCCCTGATTAGATTGTCGACCGGCGAGGCGATCGAAGCCGATCTCGTCCTTGTCGGCATCGGTGCACGGCCGAATGTCGAGATCGCCGAAAAGGCAGGCCTCGCAATCGACAATGGTATTGCCGTCGATATCCATCTCCAGACCTCCGCACCCGATGTCTTTGCGGCCGGCGACTGCTGCTCCTTTCCGCTGTCGATCTATGGCGGCCGGCGGGTGCGGCTCGAATCCTGGCGCAATGCCCAGGAGCAGGGCACATTGGCCGCGGCCAACATGCTCGGCCTTAACGAGGCCGTTTCGGCGGTGCCGTGGTTCTGGTCGGATCAGTACGACATGACGCTGCAAATATCAGGCCTTGCCGAAGGGGCTGCCACGCATCAGCGCCGCGAGCTCGGCGCAGGCGCCTTCATTCTTTTCCATCTCGACGCCGACGGACGATTGATCGCCGCAAGCGGCATCGGACCGGGCAATGCGGTGGCACGCGACATCCGGCTCGCCGAAATGCTGATCGCAGCGCACGCCCATCCGAACCCGGCAGCACTCGCAGCCAGCGACATCAAGCTGAAATCCCTGCTGGCCGCCTGA
- a CDS encoding 3-methyl-2-oxobutanoate hydroxymethyltransferase (PFAM: Ketopantoate hydroxymethyltransferase~KEGG: rec:RHECIAT_PA0000366 probable ketopantoate hydroxymethyltransferase protein) — MKKHRRATVADLLAEKGKRQLTMLRVTSLEEADAAEKAGIDIVSVPPSLLGPVFREAAPTLFAIPGLEYGDHVSAEDYLRAAFAALKAGGDAVYCAASLQTIRRMRDEGIPVCGHLGLIPSKATWTGGFRAVGKTAASAAEIWRQTKALEEAGAFAAEIEVVPGDVAAAISPNTSMLMISMGAGSGCDAQYLFADDVLGANRDHYPRHAKIYRDFAAEHDRLQRERIAAFTEFAEDVRTGAYPEKRHLVGIDDAELEIFLQRLKSETGKS; from the coding sequence ATGAAAAAACATAGACGCGCGACCGTCGCCGATCTGCTTGCCGAAAAAGGCAAGCGCCAGCTCACCATGCTGCGCGTCACCTCGCTGGAGGAGGCGGACGCCGCCGAAAAAGCGGGGATCGACATCGTCTCGGTGCCGCCCTCGCTGCTCGGGCCGGTCTTTCGCGAAGCCGCCCCCACTCTCTTTGCCATTCCGGGGCTCGAATATGGCGACCATGTTTCGGCCGAGGACTATCTGCGTGCGGCCTTCGCGGCGCTGAAGGCAGGTGGTGATGCGGTCTATTGCGCCGCAAGCCTGCAGACGATCCGGCGCATGCGCGATGAAGGTATCCCCGTCTGCGGCCATCTCGGGCTGATCCCTTCGAAGGCCACCTGGACCGGCGGCTTCCGCGCCGTCGGCAAGACGGCAGCGAGTGCGGCCGAGATCTGGCGGCAGACCAAGGCGCTGGAAGAGGCCGGCGCCTTCGCCGCCGAAATCGAAGTCGTCCCAGGGGATGTCGCTGCCGCCATCAGCCCCAACACCTCGATGCTGATGATCTCCATGGGGGCAGGCAGCGGTTGCGACGCCCAATATCTCTTCGCCGACGACGTGCTCGGCGCCAATCGCGACCACTATCCGCGTCATGCCAAGATCTATCGCGACTTCGCCGCCGAACACGACCGGTTGCAGCGCGAGCGCATCGCCGCCTTCACGGAATTTGCCGAAGACGTCAGAACCGGCGCCTATCCGGAAAAGCGCCATCTCGTCGGTATCGACGACGCTGAACTGGAGATCTTCCTGCAGCGGCTGAAAAGCGAGACGGGCAAGAGCTGA
- a CDS encoding conserved hypothetical protein (KEGG: rec:RHECIAT_PA0000365 hypothetical protein): protein MTIGFAHAELIAVLVAVTGDEPRVMTIRSGNALPSGPFEMGHRTLQSGLREWVQEQTEHPVGYLEQLYTFADRDRNNDIPGGRTISISYLGLVNEQSGAGRPGWHGWYEYFPWEDHRQGRPAVLDEIMARLRSWADADPARRDHRHRRADFTFGLDGGGWNEDLALQRYELLYEARLVSEAGCGAETNLGGAMFADHRRILATGIARLRAKIKYRPVVFELMPESFTLLRLQRTIEALAGLTLHKQNFRRLIEQQELVEETGGTESETGGRPAKLFRFRHTVLEERALAGTKLPLSRN, encoded by the coding sequence GTGACGATCGGCTTTGCGCATGCGGAATTGATTGCGGTGCTCGTCGCGGTGACGGGGGACGAACCGCGCGTGATGACCATCCGCTCTGGCAACGCGCTGCCGTCGGGACCTTTCGAAATGGGGCATCGAACCCTGCAATCGGGCCTGCGCGAATGGGTGCAGGAGCAGACGGAACATCCCGTCGGCTACCTCGAACAGCTCTATACCTTCGCCGACCGTGACCGGAACAACGACATCCCAGGCGGACGGACGATCTCGATCAGCTATCTCGGCCTCGTCAACGAGCAGTCGGGCGCCGGCCGGCCGGGATGGCACGGCTGGTACGAATATTTCCCCTGGGAAGACCACCGGCAGGGCCGGCCAGCCGTGCTTGACGAGATTATGGCGCGTCTGAGGAGCTGGGCAGATGCCGATCCGGCAAGGCGTGACCATCGCCATCGCCGGGCCGATTTCACCTTCGGCCTCGACGGCGGCGGCTGGAACGAGGATCTGGCCCTGCAGCGCTATGAACTGCTTTACGAAGCACGGCTCGTCTCGGAAGCCGGATGCGGGGCGGAGACCAATCTCGGCGGCGCGATGTTTGCCGATCACCGCCGTATTCTCGCAACCGGAATCGCCCGGTTGCGCGCCAAGATCAAATACCGCCCCGTCGTCTTCGAGCTGATGCCGGAGAGCTTCACGCTGCTGAGACTGCAGCGCACCATCGAAGCCTTGGCGGGGCTGACGCTGCACAAGCAGAATTTTCGCCGCCTCATCGAACAGCAGGAACTGGTCGAGGAAACCGGCGGAACCGAAAGCGAAACCGGCGGCCGGCCGGCCAAGCTCTTCCGCTTTCGCCACACCGTGCTCGAAGAACGGGCATTGGCTGGAACGAAATTACCGCTCTCTCGCAATTGA